A single genomic interval of Arthrobacter methylotrophus harbors:
- a CDS encoding DHA2 family efflux MFS transporter permease subunit, with translation MTEQISSGAAPFTAASPTGWGKLWREPARPDWIRRRPGAPWLVVATVCIGAFMGQLDASIVTLAVPAIRTDMNASLAQVEWVALIYLLVLVGSISAVGRLADMVGRKLLYTYGFALFTLASLGCALAPDITWLLVARAVQAVGAAMLQANSVALIRTSMPAGKLGKAIGLQGAAQAIGLAMGPSVGGLLIGLGGWRWVFFVNIPAGVIGLLLGWFLLPRTHVKAPRARLDWLGLVALMPAVGALLLALSEAARLGFGNSVALGLLGASLVLFAFFVMRERRARHPLVDLSLFKSGSFSRGVATGLLGYLVLFGVLFVTPLHLESEYSLPPAQAGLLLTVLPVALGLVAPVAGLLADRFGARLPASAGMGLVTAALAVLVFSPRDLWVTAAALAAMGLGLGLFTPANNASVAAAGHDHQAGMVSGVLNMTRGVGTSLGVALGAVAYSLANAMGNSGGAAPLPGLGFRMAVALFAVLSAVAAVLSFLGRRARPRAVPDPEGRPELG, from the coding sequence GTGACCGAACAAATTTCTTCAGGGGCGGCCCCTTTCACTGCAGCTTCACCCACCGGCTGGGGGAAGCTGTGGAGGGAACCGGCCAGGCCTGACTGGATCCGGCGACGGCCCGGTGCCCCGTGGTTGGTCGTGGCAACGGTGTGTATCGGCGCGTTCATGGGCCAGCTGGATGCCAGCATCGTGACCTTGGCGGTGCCGGCCATCAGGACTGACATGAACGCCTCGCTCGCCCAGGTGGAGTGGGTGGCGTTGATCTATCTTCTGGTGCTCGTGGGAAGCATCTCTGCGGTCGGCCGACTGGCGGACATGGTGGGGCGGAAGCTGCTCTACACCTATGGGTTCGCGCTGTTCACCCTCGCGTCCCTGGGTTGCGCGCTTGCCCCCGACATCACCTGGCTCCTGGTCGCCAGGGCCGTCCAGGCAGTCGGTGCGGCCATGCTGCAGGCCAACAGTGTTGCCCTGATCCGGACCAGCATGCCCGCAGGGAAACTCGGCAAGGCCATCGGCCTCCAGGGCGCCGCCCAGGCCATCGGCCTGGCCATGGGCCCCTCGGTCGGCGGACTCCTCATCGGCCTGGGCGGGTGGCGGTGGGTGTTCTTCGTCAATATCCCGGCAGGGGTCATCGGGTTGCTGCTGGGCTGGTTCCTGCTGCCGCGCACCCACGTCAAGGCCCCCCGTGCCCGACTGGACTGGCTGGGGCTGGTTGCCCTCATGCCGGCCGTCGGCGCCCTGCTCCTGGCTTTGTCGGAGGCGGCCAGGCTCGGCTTCGGCAACTCCGTTGCTCTCGGACTGCTGGGGGCATCGCTGGTTCTTTTCGCCTTCTTTGTCATGCGGGAGCGCCGGGCAAGACACCCTTTGGTGGACCTGTCGCTGTTCAAGTCGGGGAGCTTCAGCCGGGGCGTGGCAACGGGCCTGCTGGGCTATCTCGTGTTGTTCGGGGTCCTGTTCGTCACGCCCCTCCATCTGGAGTCCGAGTATTCCCTTCCCCCTGCCCAGGCCGGACTGTTGCTGACGGTCCTGCCAGTCGCGCTGGGTCTCGTCGCGCCCGTTGCAGGCCTGCTCGCGGACCGGTTCGGGGCCCGGTTGCCGGCATCGGCCGGCATGGGACTGGTCACGGCCGCGCTGGCCGTGCTGGTCTTTTCCCCCCGCGATTTGTGGGTCACGGCAGCCGCCCTCGCGGCCATGGGGCTTGGCCTGGGCCTATTCACCCCGGCCAACAACGCGTCCGTGGCAGCGGCCGGACACGACCACCAGGCGGGCATGGTCAGTGGAGTGTTGAACATGACCAGGGGCGTCGGAACCTCCCTTGGCGTCGCCCTGGGCGCCGTCGCGTACTCCCTCGCTAACGCCATGGGCAACAGCGGGGGAGCGGCCCCGCTTCCCGGACTCGGATTTCGGATGGCCGTGGCACTCTTCGCGGTCCTGAGTGCCGTGGCAGCCGTACTGTCATTCCTGGGACGGCGCGCCCGCCCCAGGGCTGTTCCGGATCCGGAAGGCCGTCCGGAACTCGGCTGA
- a CDS encoding MarR family winged helix-turn-helix transcriptional regulator, producing the protein MNPVNASAPATDPTAPEYAGADAWSLTGVITRLRRVLRSSVRQEFPWESLPMAQVEVLQRLADEPGMGVSDLADRQRLATNTVSSLVQQMVTAGLLERTPRPGDRRAVNLSLTQTGTEILAAWQAANDRRLGQALERLPEAYQNVIENAVPALAALAALLETEDQTQNRARQNGTRP; encoded by the coding sequence ATGAACCCCGTCAATGCATCCGCCCCGGCCACCGACCCGACGGCCCCTGAGTACGCGGGCGCCGATGCCTGGTCCCTGACCGGCGTGATCACCCGCCTGCGGCGGGTCCTGCGCTCGAGCGTTCGGCAGGAGTTCCCTTGGGAATCGCTGCCCATGGCCCAGGTGGAGGTTCTTCAGCGTCTTGCCGATGAGCCCGGCATGGGCGTCAGTGATCTGGCTGACCGTCAACGGCTGGCGACCAACACGGTCAGCAGCCTCGTCCAGCAGATGGTGACCGCAGGGCTGCTCGAACGCACGCCCCGTCCGGGGGACCGCCGGGCCGTGAACTTGAGCCTGACGCAGACCGGTACGGAGATATTGGCAGCATGGCAGGCCGCCAACGACCGAAGACTCGGCCAAGCCCTGGAACGGCTCCCGGAGGCCTATCAGAACGTAATAGAAAACGCCGTCCCGGCCCTGGCTGCCCTCGCTGCCCTGCTGGAAACCGAAGACCAGACCCAGAACCGGGCCCGGCAAAACGGGACCCGGCCGTGA
- a CDS encoding glycosyltransferase yields the protein MTIPETNKPLTILIAAETYRPQVNGAAQFGYRLAKGMKARGHDVHVLACRADNGKSFAEFCDEGTVHRLKSHGVFTHEYFRICYPWEIKNDIRLLFDKVQPDVVHIQSHYMIGEHVLYEAKKRGIRIIATNHFMPENLNPFLPFPQWFKDIIGRVSWKDMGKVMGQADVVTTPTPLAAKAMHQHAFLRKVLPLSNGIDAAAYELKPGEELEPNPNPTVLFVGRLAEEKHVDVLIDAVSKTPAELNVHLEIVGGGEVRGALEAQAKRLGLGERVRFLGLASDEDLRQAYIRADLFCMPGTAELQSLVTLEAMSASTPVLLANAMALPHLVREGENGHLFTPGDSKELAARITELFRLPAGELEAMGKASRAMVEPHSIEGTLQTFEDLYRGASYEDKVI from the coding sequence GTGACCATTCCCGAAACCAACAAACCCCTCACCATCCTGATTGCGGCGGAGACCTACCGCCCGCAGGTCAACGGTGCTGCTCAGTTCGGTTACCGGCTTGCCAAAGGCATGAAGGCGCGGGGCCACGACGTCCACGTGCTCGCCTGCCGGGCAGACAACGGCAAGAGCTTCGCCGAGTTCTGTGATGAAGGCACGGTGCACCGCTTGAAGTCCCACGGAGTCTTTACGCACGAGTACTTCCGCATCTGCTACCCGTGGGAAATCAAGAACGACATCCGGCTGCTCTTCGACAAGGTTCAGCCCGACGTCGTTCATATCCAAAGCCATTACATGATCGGCGAGCACGTTCTTTACGAGGCGAAGAAGCGCGGCATCCGGATCATAGCCACCAACCACTTCATGCCGGAAAACCTGAACCCGTTCTTGCCGTTCCCGCAGTGGTTCAAGGACATTATCGGGCGAGTCTCATGGAAAGACATGGGCAAGGTCATGGGCCAGGCCGACGTCGTCACCACTCCCACGCCGCTGGCAGCGAAGGCCATGCACCAGCATGCTTTCCTTCGCAAGGTCCTGCCTTTGTCCAACGGTATTGACGCGGCTGCTTATGAACTGAAGCCGGGCGAAGAACTCGAGCCGAATCCCAACCCCACCGTTCTTTTCGTCGGCCGCCTTGCCGAAGAGAAGCACGTGGATGTCCTGATCGACGCCGTCTCCAAGACACCTGCCGAACTCAATGTGCATCTTGAAATTGTCGGCGGCGGCGAGGTCCGTGGTGCGTTGGAGGCCCAAGCGAAGCGCCTGGGCCTGGGGGAGCGGGTCAGGTTCCTGGGCCTGGCGAGCGATGAGGACCTGAGGCAGGCGTACATTCGCGCTGACTTGTTCTGCATGCCCGGAACGGCGGAACTGCAGTCACTCGTGACGCTTGAGGCAATGTCGGCGTCGACGCCGGTTCTCCTCGCCAATGCGATGGCCCTGCCGCATCTTGTCCGCGAAGGTGAGAACGGGCATCTTTTCACCCCTGGCGACAGCAAGGAATTGGCAGCCAGGATCACCGAGCTCTTTCGTCTGCCGGCTGGCGAGCTCGAAGCCATGGGCAAGGCCAGCCGCGCCATGGTGGAGCCGCACAGCATCGAAGGCACCCTGCAGACGTTCGAGGATCTCTACCGCGGGGCGTCTTACGAGGACAAGGTCATCTAG
- a CDS encoding DMT family transporter, which translates to MVWVAVLLAVLGAFCLAIGAQRQGSAVKADTGGLTLSSKGFLRLLRNPRWMFGLLLLCLGMGMNAIALVSAPLTVVQPIGAIALVITTVVNAKDQGLSINRGTVVAISACVTGSAMFVLLAVNATQENHHVSGEDEITIVLLLTLAVGLFGTLAVMFRHRLSAFVYILGAGVLFGFVAVLTRIIGRHLLDPNGHFLLNVQWYTVVAIVAAGGLGSWFVQNAYSGGPPDLVIAGLTVVDPIVGIAIGIAILGELRPDVHAVVGIGMAVAASLAIVGVIALSRHHPEVTKRKRDAKAAASRKA; encoded by the coding sequence ATGGTCTGGGTTGCAGTCCTTCTTGCGGTGCTTGGCGCCTTTTGCCTTGCCATTGGCGCCCAGCGGCAGGGCAGCGCTGTCAAAGCCGACACCGGTGGCCTTACCCTGAGTTCCAAGGGCTTTCTGAGGCTTCTCCGGAATCCGCGCTGGATGTTTGGCCTGCTGTTGCTGTGCTTGGGCATGGGAATGAACGCTATCGCGCTGGTGTCGGCACCCCTGACGGTGGTGCAGCCCATCGGTGCCATCGCGTTGGTCATCACCACCGTGGTCAACGCGAAGGACCAGGGGCTCAGCATCAATCGGGGCACCGTGGTAGCCATTTCGGCTTGCGTGACGGGCTCGGCAATGTTCGTCCTGCTCGCCGTCAACGCCACCCAGGAAAACCACCACGTCAGCGGCGAGGACGAAATTACCATCGTGCTCCTATTGACCCTCGCGGTTGGGCTCTTTGGAACTTTGGCTGTCATGTTCCGGCACCGCTTGAGCGCATTTGTGTACATTTTGGGTGCCGGAGTGCTGTTCGGATTCGTCGCGGTGCTGACGCGCATCATCGGCAGGCACCTGCTGGACCCGAACGGGCACTTTCTGCTCAACGTGCAGTGGTACACGGTGGTAGCCATTGTGGCCGCAGGCGGGCTCGGTTCGTGGTTCGTGCAGAATGCCTACTCCGGGGGGCCGCCCGATTTGGTGATCGCAGGCCTGACCGTGGTCGACCCCATTGTCGGGATCGCCATCGGGATCGCCATTTTGGGTGAGCTTCGTCCCGATGTCCACGCCGTGGTGGGAATCGGCATGGCTGTGGCCGCTTCCCTTGCTATCGTGGGGGTTATTGCCCTGAGCCGGCACCATCCCGAGGTCACCAAGCGGAAACGTGACGCGAAGGCGGCAGCAAGCCGGAAGGCCTAG
- a CDS encoding CDP-alcohol phosphatidyltransferase family protein: MKFIGAGARPGKPQIDHDLIFTVPNFLTVLRFMGVPLFVWLVLWQRQYGFAVLVLAIMGGTDWVDGYVARRFNQASKLGRILDPVADRLALITVAVTLAIAGVVDWWYLAALVVPDAVLATASLFYFHSHPDLPVSRIGKIRTAFLLLGTPLLVFSRLEVPFAGAYFAIAWICLGLGLAGHWVAAYNYFWAILRKGKELKANDGGRP, encoded by the coding sequence ATGAAATTCATCGGTGCGGGCGCGCGCCCCGGTAAGCCGCAGATCGACCACGATCTCATCTTCACCGTCCCCAATTTCCTGACGGTGTTGCGCTTCATGGGCGTTCCGCTGTTCGTCTGGCTGGTGCTGTGGCAGCGGCAGTACGGTTTCGCAGTGCTGGTCCTCGCGATCATGGGCGGCACGGACTGGGTTGACGGCTACGTCGCGCGGCGCTTCAATCAGGCCTCCAAGCTGGGCCGCATCCTCGATCCCGTGGCGGACCGCCTGGCACTCATCACCGTCGCTGTCACGCTCGCCATCGCCGGGGTGGTGGATTGGTGGTACCTGGCTGCCCTTGTGGTGCCCGACGCCGTCCTTGCCACGGCATCGTTGTTCTATTTCCATAGCCATCCCGACCTTCCGGTGAGCAGGATCGGCAAGATCCGGACGGCATTCCTCCTTCTGGGTACGCCGCTTCTGGTCTTTTCCAGACTCGAGGTTCCCTTCGCCGGGGCATACTTCGCGATCGCCTGGATCTGCCTGGGCCTGGGGCTCGCGGGGCATTGGGTGGCTGCCTACAACTATTTCTGGGCGATCCTCCGCAAGGGCAAAGAGCTCAAAGCCAACGACGGCGGTCGTCCCTGA
- a CDS encoding phage holin family protein translates to MSGRHSGQAGQRQGMSALPDTLKLAARLAPRQLNDEISMAKLELKGKGKKLGVAGAFAGVALIFLSLLVIALVVAAILGLATVMPPWLAALAVAAAFLLIILIGALIAFRTVKGAMPLVPEKTIRGIKHDLGIVKEGTAFDASILDPSSEAYKAAEAVKAAAAEKAKAEKAAKAEAHKAEHPPAPSESELLRRLEQRREHLADVRDQLGVELDVKTQGKAFLDVAGHKLHDGRRFAAEKLADFGEKVPAGLPKRLAARWKDLFLFAASATVAAVGLRKLFKK, encoded by the coding sequence ATGAGCGGACGTCACAGCGGCCAGGCTGGCCAACGCCAGGGAATGTCGGCGTTGCCGGATACCCTGAAACTTGCGGCCCGGCTGGCGCCGCGGCAGCTCAACGATGAAATCAGCATGGCCAAGCTTGAGCTTAAGGGCAAAGGCAAAAAGCTGGGGGTCGCCGGCGCATTTGCGGGCGTTGCATTGATCTTTCTCTCCTTGCTCGTCATCGCCTTGGTGGTGGCGGCTATCCTTGGCCTGGCCACCGTCATGCCCCCGTGGTTGGCAGCGCTGGCCGTCGCTGCGGCGTTCTTGTTGATCATTCTCATCGGAGCGCTCATCGCGTTCCGCACGGTCAAGGGGGCCATGCCGCTTGTGCCTGAGAAGACCATCCGCGGCATCAAACACGATCTGGGCATCGTCAAGGAAGGCACGGCTTTCGACGCCAGCATCCTCGACCCATCGTCGGAGGCGTACAAAGCTGCGGAAGCAGTGAAAGCCGCCGCAGCCGAAAAGGCCAAGGCCGAAAAAGCGGCCAAGGCCGAGGCACACAAAGCCGAGCACCCCCCAGCCCCGAGCGAATCAGAGCTGCTCCGCCGGCTGGAGCAGCGTCGCGAACACCTCGCCGACGTTCGCGATCAGCTCGGTGTCGAACTCGACGTCAAGACCCAGGGGAAGGCCTTCCTCGACGTTGCCGGGCACAAGCTCCACGACGGACGCCGGTTTGCTGCCGAGAAGCTCGCAGATTTCGGCGAGAAGGTTCCTGCCGGACTTCCGAAGCGGCTCGCCGCGCGGTGGAAGGATCTGTTCCTCTTCGCCGCCTCTGCCACGGTGGCTGCAGTGGGACTGCGGAAGCTGTTCAAGAAGTAA
- a CDS encoding multidrug effflux MFS transporter, with the protein MIVNTPPVPGEFLSRREKLLYIVLLGALTALGPFTVDLYLPAFPALEHHFDVSAAAIQLTLTGTTVGFAIGQLMVGPFSDKFGRRMPLILATALHIGSSLGAALSTDINTLALFRVLMGVGAAGGGVVAMAMVRDLFAGYAMVRMFSRMSLVNGLAPILAPIIGSQLLLVMPWPGIFYFLATYGILVFVAAVFLIRETYPAELRRQTTSTAGQRYRAVLTDRVFVGMLLVGGFNFGGLFAYLSASTFLFQQVYNFSPQEYGLLFGVNSLGIVAGVQISSRVIKHVAPQWILAFATAWMLLMAALIVAFGLWGFGLWGVIVPLWFYIFATGFMFPCVQVIALANHGAQAGTAASLLGASNFLMAGIIPPVVGSLGVGSAIPMGAVQAVCLACAVAALWLVVRPRSVPSIH; encoded by the coding sequence ATAATCGTGAACACTCCCCCTGTCCCGGGCGAATTCCTGAGCCGACGCGAAAAACTCCTCTACATCGTGCTGCTTGGTGCATTGACCGCTCTGGGCCCGTTTACGGTGGACCTCTATCTGCCGGCGTTTCCCGCGCTTGAGCATCACTTCGACGTCTCAGCTGCTGCGATCCAACTCACATTGACAGGCACAACGGTGGGCTTTGCCATCGGGCAACTGATGGTGGGGCCGTTCAGCGACAAGTTCGGACGCCGCATGCCCTTGATCCTTGCAACGGCCCTGCACATCGGTTCCTCCCTCGGCGCAGCATTGTCTACGGACATCAACACGCTTGCCCTGTTCCGTGTCCTCATGGGCGTCGGTGCCGCTGGCGGCGGCGTAGTGGCCATGGCCATGGTCCGGGACCTCTTCGCGGGCTATGCCATGGTGCGGATGTTCTCCCGGATGTCGCTGGTGAACGGCCTCGCTCCGATCCTGGCCCCGATCATCGGTTCCCAACTGCTGTTGGTGATGCCTTGGCCCGGGATTTTCTACTTCTTGGCCACCTACGGAATCCTGGTGTTCGTCGCCGCGGTATTCCTTATACGGGAAACGTATCCTGCCGAGCTCCGTCGGCAAACGACGTCGACGGCGGGCCAACGCTACAGAGCGGTGTTGACCGACCGGGTTTTCGTGGGGATGCTGCTGGTCGGCGGATTCAACTTCGGTGGGCTGTTCGCATATCTCTCGGCGTCGACCTTCCTGTTCCAACAGGTCTACAACTTCTCCCCGCAGGAATACGGCCTGCTGTTCGGCGTCAACTCCTTGGGTATCGTCGCCGGCGTCCAGATCAGCTCCAGGGTCATCAAGCACGTGGCGCCCCAATGGATCCTGGCCTTTGCCACGGCATGGATGCTACTGATGGCCGCGCTGATTGTGGCGTTCGGCCTGTGGGGCTTCGGCCTGTGGGGCGTCATAGTCCCGCTATGGTTCTACATCTTCGCCACCGGGTTCATGTTCCCCTGTGTCCAGGTGATTGCCTTGGCCAACCACGGAGCGCAGGCCGGAACCGCCGCCTCCTTGCTGGGCGCCTCGAACTTCCTGATGGCCGGCATCATTCCCCCGGTGGTTGGCTCGCTGGGCGTCGGCTCCGCCATTCCCATGGGGGCCGTCCAGGCAGTCTGCCTCGCATGCGCTGTGGCGGCCCTCTGGCTTGTGGTGCGGCCTCGTTCCGTCCCCTCCATCCACTGA
- a CDS encoding fibronectin type III domain-containing protein: MRLLTILSRRHRRLSSAWHSSVWHSSMWHGTTREMRKRWFRWAAAASVPLLLGYSVSYVATPARAATPKTIISLTFDDGNDDQLAAEQVLKANGLHGTFFITTSWIGSPSWLTRANLNAIAADGNEIGGHTITHPDLTTLSTSAATNEVCGGRTTLASWGFNATDFAYPFAAENSSVEQIVKNCGFASARNLGDIRSPASCSGCPFAETIPPANPYNTAAPDEVDSTWTLQNLENLVTNAEPGGGWVQFTFHHIAVGTDPTLTISPTLFNTFITWLAARTANGTTSVQTVAQALGSASNPPPVAAFTSSTAALTATFDGSTSSDPGGSVASYSWDFGDGSPAGTGVKPSHTYAAAGTYQVKLTVTDNTGLTGTVTHAVTLAAAATAPAAPTGASATAGNASAVVSWTAPANGGSAITSYAVTPYAGTTALAPVTVSGTPPATSTTVTGLSNGTAYTFTVTASNAIGTSPPSAASPPVTPTAPTVPGAPTGVGATAGNASAVVSWTAPASGGSAITSYTVTPSSGGTALAPVTVSGSPPSTTATVTGLNNGTVYTFTVTATNAVGTSAVSAASAPVTPAAPVPGVTNGGFESGLTAWTTGGVRAPVASTTAHTGTGSALLGLASGAEPLGDSSLAQTITVPAAGTSTLSFWYQPHTADDTCNGTTCRYDWMEAQVRTTSGTTLASLFKLSSNTGTWTQLSANLSAYSGQTIVLWFNVHLDGSSPADDTWMYLDDVALGNSQTTATAPSAPTGVTAAAGNASASVSWTAPANGGSAITSYAVTAHAGATTLAPVTVSGNPPATTATVTGLTNGTAYTFTVTATNAIGTSTASAASASVTPSGTTTTSGITNGGFESGLTAWTTGGVRAPVASTTAHTGTGSALLGLASGAEPLGDSSVAQTIPVPATGTSTLSFWYQPHSAEDPCSGTACKYDWMEVQVRNTSGTVLGSLLKLCNDNGTWTQFSASLSAYKGQTIVLWFNVHLDGSSPADDTWMYLDDVALTTQ, from the coding sequence ATGCGGCTCCTGACCATACTGTCCCGGCGGCACCGGCGGCTATCTTCCGCGTGGCACTCGTCCGTTTGGCACTCGTCCATGTGGCACGGGACGACCCGTGAGATGCGCAAGCGGTGGTTCCGCTGGGCCGCCGCCGCATCCGTCCCTTTGTTGCTCGGGTACTCTGTTAGCTACGTCGCGACGCCGGCCCGGGCAGCAACTCCGAAGACCATCATCAGCCTGACGTTCGACGACGGCAATGACGATCAGCTCGCTGCCGAACAGGTACTGAAAGCCAACGGGCTGCACGGCACGTTCTTCATTACGACCAGCTGGATCGGTTCTCCGTCCTGGCTCACGCGAGCCAACCTGAACGCCATTGCCGCGGACGGCAACGAGATCGGTGGCCACACCATAACCCATCCGGACCTCACCACCCTGTCCACCTCCGCAGCCACCAACGAGGTTTGCGGTGGGCGGACCACGCTCGCCAGCTGGGGCTTCAACGCCACAGACTTCGCCTATCCCTTCGCCGCCGAAAACTCTTCGGTCGAACAAATCGTGAAGAATTGCGGTTTTGCCAGTGCCCGCAACTTGGGTGACATCCGCTCCCCGGCCAGCTGCTCGGGCTGTCCCTTCGCGGAAACCATTCCCCCGGCCAATCCGTACAACACCGCGGCCCCGGACGAAGTCGACAGCACCTGGACGCTCCAGAACCTGGAGAACCTGGTCACCAACGCCGAACCGGGAGGCGGATGGGTCCAATTCACCTTCCACCATATTGCCGTCGGGACAGACCCCACCCTGACCATCAGCCCCACCCTCTTCAACACCTTCATTACCTGGCTCGCAGCGAGAACGGCCAACGGAACAACGTCGGTCCAAACTGTCGCCCAGGCCCTGGGCAGTGCTTCAAACCCTCCGCCGGTGGCCGCCTTTACCTCCTCGACGGCGGCCCTGACCGCGACGTTTGACGGCTCAACTTCGTCGGATCCAGGCGGGTCCGTGGCGTCCTACAGCTGGGACTTCGGCGACGGTTCCCCGGCAGGCACCGGCGTGAAGCCATCGCACACTTACGCCGCGGCCGGAACGTACCAAGTGAAGCTCACGGTGACAGACAACACCGGCCTGACGGGGACAGTTACGCACGCGGTAACGCTCGCAGCGGCCGCGACGGCACCTGCTGCGCCAACCGGGGCGAGCGCGACGGCGGGCAACGCCTCCGCCGTCGTATCCTGGACCGCGCCGGCTAATGGCGGTTCTGCGATCACCTCGTACGCCGTCACTCCGTACGCCGGTACCACCGCCCTGGCACCTGTCACCGTCAGCGGCACTCCCCCCGCCACCAGCACCACCGTGACGGGGCTAAGCAACGGCACCGCCTACACCTTCACGGTCACGGCCAGCAACGCAATAGGCACCTCGCCGCCTTCCGCCGCCTCACCACCGGTCACCCCGACGGCTCCAACGGTTCCCGGGGCTCCCACGGGGGTGGGCGCGACGGCGGGCAACGCCTCCGCCGTCGTATCCTGGACCGCGCCGGCCAGTGGCGGCTCTGCGATTACCTCATATACCGTGACGCCTTCGTCTGGTGGCACGGCTTTGGCTCCGGTGACGGTCTCCGGAAGTCCGCCCTCAACGACGGCGACCGTCACCGGATTGAACAACGGCACGGTGTACACGTTTACCGTGACGGCGACCAACGCCGTCGGGACGTCTGCTGTGTCTGCGGCCTCGGCGCCTGTCACGCCTGCGGCGCCCGTTCCCGGCGTCACTAACGGTGGCTTCGAGTCCGGACTGACGGCCTGGACCACCGGCGGCGTGAGGGCACCCGTGGCATCCACCACTGCCCACACCGGCACCGGCTCTGCGCTCCTGGGCCTGGCATCCGGTGCTGAGCCCCTTGGCGACAGCAGTCTCGCCCAAACGATCACCGTGCCGGCTGCGGGGACCTCCACACTGTCCTTCTGGTACCAGCCCCACACCGCGGACGACACCTGCAACGGCACCACGTGCCGCTACGACTGGATGGAAGCCCAAGTGCGCACCACCAGCGGCACCACTTTGGCCAGCCTGTTCAAACTCAGCAGCAACACCGGCACTTGGACCCAGCTCAGCGCCAATCTCTCCGCCTATAGCGGCCAAACCATCGTGCTCTGGTTCAATGTCCATCTCGACGGTTCGAGCCCAGCGGACGATACCTGGATGTATCTCGACGACGTGGCCCTCGGCAACAGCCAAACAACGGCGACCGCACCATCGGCACCAACGGGAGTGACCGCGGCGGCGGGCAACGCCTCGGCATCCGTGTCCTGGACGGCACCGGCTAACGGCGGTTCCGCGATCACCTCGTACGCCGTGACTGCGCACGCAGGGGCAACTACCCTGGCCCCGGTCACCGTTTCCGGGAATCCACCCGCGACGACGGCGACCGTCACCGGGCTGACTAACGGCACCGCATACACCTTTACGGTGACTGCCACCAACGCCATCGGCACCTCGACGGCGTCGGCCGCATCGGCATCCGTCACTCCCTCAGGAACCACAACTACGTCAGGCATCACCAACGGCGGCTTCGAGTCCGGGCTGACGGCCTGGACAACCGGCGGCGTCAGGGCGCCCGTGGCATCCACCACCGCCCACACGGGCACCGGCTCGGCACTCCTGGGCCTGGCATCCGGCGCCGAACCCCTCGGGGACAGCAGTGTCGCCCAGACCATCCCCGTTCCTGCTACCGGGACCTCCACCCTGTCCTTCTGGTACCAGCCCCACTCCGCTGAGGACCCCTGCAGCGGAACCGCCTGCAAGTACGACTGGATGGAAGTCCAAGTCCGCAATACCAGCGGCACGGTCCTAGGCAGCCTACTCAAACTCTGCAACGACAACGGCACCTGGACACAGTTCAGCGCCAGTCTCTCTGCCTACAAAGGCCAGACCATCGTGCTCTGGTTCAACGTCCACCTTGACGGCTCCAGTCCGGCTGATGACACCTGGATGTACCTCGACGACGTCGCCCTCACCACCCAGTAA